Proteins co-encoded in one Pirellulales bacterium genomic window:
- a CDS encoding Gfo/Idh/MocA family oxidoreductase → MSSISRRHFLEDSLLAAAAAAAATVVGGTPLAAKEANASSSPNEKLRGVVIGCNGRGNTHIEELIHRKNVELAFICDVDTKVGNRRCEEIAKALHGHKPKFAQDLRNVLDDKSVDFVTIATPNHWHSLAAIWAMQAGKDVYVEKPVSHNLSEGRRDVQAAERHKRICQAGMQSRSSPGLHEAVAYLRAGKLGEVKLARGLCYKSRGSIGPRGNYQPPKEVDYSLWSGPAQLLPVTRPHFHYDWHWQWPYGNGDIGNQGVHQMDIARWGLGIDTLANSVLSYGGRFGYQDAGDTPNTEVSILEFGPEKTLVFEVRGLKTDELLGAKVGVIFYGSEGYMVVPDYFSATVFDPQGKVVKTFKKGGDHFGNFLAAVGSRKPQDLNAPILDGHLSAALCHLGNTSYRLGSPHTEGEALEKLKSFKTNEHSKETLERVVSHLTANGVRLEGKTEFHLGPQLQFDPTTETFINNPEADTLLTRDYRAPFVVPTAANV, encoded by the coding sequence ATGAGTTCGATCAGTCGCCGCCATTTCTTGGAAGATTCGTTGTTGGCCGCCGCCGCTGCCGCCGCTGCGACCGTGGTGGGCGGCACGCCGCTCGCCGCCAAGGAGGCCAACGCAAGCTCGAGCCCCAATGAAAAATTGCGCGGCGTCGTGATCGGGTGCAACGGACGCGGCAACACCCACATCGAAGAACTGATTCACCGCAAGAATGTCGAATTGGCTTTTATCTGCGATGTCGACACCAAAGTCGGCAACCGTCGCTGCGAGGAAATCGCCAAGGCGCTACACGGCCACAAGCCGAAATTCGCACAAGACCTGCGGAACGTGCTCGACGACAAGTCGGTCGATTTCGTCACCATCGCCACGCCGAATCATTGGCATTCGCTGGCGGCGATTTGGGCCATGCAGGCGGGCAAGGACGTATATGTCGAAAAGCCGGTGAGCCACAACCTCAGCGAAGGTCGCCGCGACGTGCAAGCGGCCGAGCGGCACAAACGCATCTGCCAGGCCGGCATGCAAAGTCGTTCCTCTCCGGGGTTGCACGAAGCCGTGGCCTATCTCCGCGCCGGCAAGCTCGGCGAAGTGAAGCTGGCGCGCGGGCTGTGCTACAAGTCGCGCGGCTCGATCGGCCCGCGCGGCAACTATCAGCCGCCGAAAGAAGTCGACTACAGCTTGTGGAGCGGCCCGGCCCAATTGCTCCCGGTCACCCGGCCGCACTTCCACTACGATTGGCATTGGCAATGGCCCTACGGCAACGGCGATATCGGCAACCAGGGCGTGCATCAAATGGACATCGCCCGGTGGGGCCTCGGGATCGACACGCTGGCCAACAGCGTGCTGAGCTATGGTGGGCGATTCGGCTATCAAGATGCCGGCGACACGCCGAACACGGAAGTTTCGATCCTCGAATTCGGTCCTGAAAAAACGCTGGTGTTCGAAGTGCGCGGGCTCAAGACGGATGAGCTTTTGGGCGCGAAAGTCGGCGTGATTTTCTACGGCAGCGAAGGCTATATGGTCGTGCCCGATTATTTCTCCGCCACGGTGTTCGACCCGCAGGGGAAGGTGGTGAAAACATTCAAGAAGGGTGGCGACCATTTCGGCAACTTTCTGGCCGCCGTCGGCAGCCGCAAGCCGCAAGATTTGAATGCCCCGATCCTCGACGGCCATCTGTCGGCCGCCCTGTGCCATCTCGGCAACACGTCGTATCGTCTCGGTTCGCCGCACACCGAGGGCGAAGCCCTGGAAAAACTGAAAAGCTTCAAGACCAACGAACACTCGAAGGAAACGCTCGAGCGCGTCGTCTCGCATCTGACGGCCAACGGCGTGCGGCTGGAAGGCAAGACCGAGTTCCACCTCGGCCCGCAATTGCAATTCGATCCGACGACCGAAACGTTCATCAACAACCCGGAAGCCGACACGCTGCTGACGCGCGACTATCGCGCCCCGTTCGTCGTTCCGACGGCGGCTAATGTGTAG
- a CDS encoding RluA family pseudouridine synthase → MEILYEDDLCLAVLKPAGLPTQAPREFDSLERQVRSLLAERAAAADQTGEPYLGLPHRLDRAVSGAVLFAKTRRAARTLSRQFERRQVGKIYWACVERIVEPSQGTWIDCVRKVPDQPRSEIVPASSPGAQQAVLHYRVLESRSIGVADAAANSWLEIELETGRMHQIRLQAGSRGHPVLGDAMYGSNAAFGPPADDERERQIALHGRALRFTQPDTRQPITVVAPLPPVWTPFGQPTDGEFSASDA, encoded by the coding sequence TTGGAAATCCTGTACGAAGACGATCTTTGCCTCGCCGTGTTGAAACCGGCCGGCTTGCCGACGCAGGCGCCGCGCGAGTTCGATTCGCTCGAGCGCCAAGTTCGCTCGCTGTTGGCGGAGCGCGCGGCCGCCGCGGATCAAACCGGCGAGCCGTATCTCGGCCTGCCGCATCGGCTCGATCGGGCCGTGTCGGGCGCCGTGCTGTTCGCCAAAACACGCCGCGCCGCGCGCACGCTTTCGAGGCAATTCGAGCGACGGCAAGTGGGCAAGATTTATTGGGCCTGCGTTGAACGAATCGTCGAGCCGAGCCAAGGCACGTGGATCGATTGCGTGCGCAAGGTGCCCGATCAACCGCGATCGGAAATCGTGCCAGCGAGTTCGCCGGGAGCGCAACAGGCAGTGCTGCATTATCGCGTGCTTGAGAGCCGCTCGATTGGCGTTGCGGACGCAGCGGCCAACTCGTGGCTCGAAATCGAGCTCGAAACCGGCCGCATGCACCAAATCCGCCTGCAAGCCGGCTCGCGCGGCCATCCGGTTTTGGGCGACGCGATGTACGGATCGAATGCCGCTTTCGGGCCGCCGGCCGACGACGAGCGCGAGCGCCAGATCGCGCTGCACGGCCGTGCGCTCCGTTTCACTCAGCCCGACACACGCCAGCCGATCACCGTTGTCGCGCCGCTGCCGCCGGTATGGACTCCGTTCG